From Variimorphobacter saccharofermentans, one genomic window encodes:
- a CDS encoding VOC family protein, whose translation MDGELKIKMYSFTLDCKDPHELAKFYTELLKWEIAFEDENWVCIHAPGTNQGTYPNILFQRNPEYLPPVWPEKPEAQQQMAHLDFVVNDLEKAVQHAIQCGAKVAEDQFSDDWRVMFDPSGHPFCLCPMISLMESDDFALL comes from the coding sequence ATGGATGGTGAATTAAAAATTAAAATGTATTCCTTTACCCTGGACTGCAAAGACCCACATGAGTTGGCAAAGTTCTATACTGAGCTTCTCAAATGGGAAATTGCGTTTGAAGACGAAAATTGGGTCTGTATCCACGCTCCTGGAACCAACCAGGGAACATATCCTAACATATTGTTCCAGCGTAATCCTGAGTATTTGCCACCTGTTTGGCCTGAAAAACCTGAAGCTCAGCAGCAAATGGCGCATTTGGACTTTGTTGTTAATGATTTGGAAAAGGCAGTTCAGCATGCAATCCAGTGTGGAGCAAAAGTCGCAGAGGATCAATTTTCTGATGACTGGAGAGTTATGTTTGATCCTTCCGGACATCCCTTTTGCTTATGTCCTATGATATCCCTTATGGAAAGCGATGATTTTGCATTATTATAA
- a CDS encoding tyrosine-type recombinase/integrase, whose translation MQEHNYHEKVNIDNAVKLRALLENLPRFCRDFFRGIEPTTSSRTRIAYAYDLGVFFEFLVNTNPALKNTPITDIKLEILDQIKPVDIEEYMEYLTYYKSNDKEYVNRENGKKRKLVSLRSFYNYYYKKELITTNPPSLISVPKLHDKEIIRLEIDEVAKLLDEVENAENMTKTQQRYHEKTKVRDLALMTLLLGTGIRVSECVGLDINDVDFDNNGIKIRRKGGYEVVVYFGDEVREALLNYLEERKKMVPEDGHTNALFLSMQMKRLNVRSVENLVKKYASTVTKLKKITPHKLRSTYGTSLYRETGDIYLVADVLGHKDVNTTKKHYAAIEDSRRRSAANVVKLREKKL comes from the coding sequence ATGCAGGAACATAATTATCATGAAAAGGTTAATATTGATAATGCGGTAAAATTACGAGCTTTACTTGAAAATCTGCCTCGTTTTTGCCGTGATTTCTTCCGTGGAATTGAACCTACCACCTCTTCACGAACACGAATTGCTTATGCCTATGATTTGGGTGTTTTCTTCGAGTTCCTAGTGAATACGAATCCAGCCTTGAAAAACACACCTATTACTGATATTAAGTTAGAGATACTTGACCAGATAAAGCCCGTTGATATTGAAGAATATATGGAATATCTCACTTATTATAAATCCAATGACAAAGAATATGTTAACCGGGAAAATGGTAAGAAGAGAAAACTCGTATCTCTTAGGAGCTTTTATAATTACTATTACAAAAAGGAATTGATAACTACAAATCCTCCTTCCTTAATTAGTGTACCAAAGTTACATGACAAAGAAATCATACGATTGGAAATTGATGAGGTTGCAAAGCTTCTCGACGAAGTTGAGAATGCAGAAAACATGACGAAAACACAGCAAAGATACCACGAGAAAACGAAGGTCCGTGATCTTGCTCTTATGACTCTTTTATTGGGTACCGGAATTCGTGTATCCGAATGTGTAGGTCTTGATATCAATGATGTAGACTTTGATAATAACGGAATTAAGATAAGAAGAAAGGGAGGATATGAGGTAGTTGTATACTTTGGAGATGAAGTACGGGAAGCCTTGCTTAATTATCTGGAGGAACGTAAAAAGATGGTTCCAGAAGACGGACATACGAATGCTCTCTTTCTCTCTATGCAGATGAAACGTCTCAACGTTCGTTCTGTAGAGAACCTGGTAAAGAAATATGCTTCCACTGTTACAAAATTAAAGAAAATAACACCTCATAAGCTTCGAAGCACCTATGGTACCAGTCTCTACAGAGAAACCGGTGATATCTACCTTGTAGCCGATGTTCTCGGCCATAAGGATGTGAATACCACGAAAAAGCACTACGCTGCTATTGAGGATAGCCGCAGACGTAGTGCCGCTAATGTTGTGAAATTAAGGGAGAAAAAATTATAA